The Rhodobium gokarnense DNA segment GCCGATGGCGAAAGAGAAGTTTGCGCGGACGAAACCGCACGTAAACATCGGGACGATTGGTCACGTGGACCACGGCAAGACGACGCTGACGGCCGCGATTACGAAGTTTTTCGGTGACTTCAAGGCGTATGACCAGATCGACGCTGCGCCGGAAGAAAAGGCGCGCGGCATCACGATCTCCACGGCGCATGTGGAATACGAGACGGACGCGCGGCACTACGCCCATGTCGACTGCCCGGGCCACGCCGACTACGTCAAGAACATGATCACGGGTGCGGCGCAGATGGACGGCGCGATCCTGGTGGTCTCGGCCGCCGACGGCCCGATGCCGCAGACCCGCGAGCACATCCTGCTCGCCCGTCAGGTCGGCGTTCCGGCGATCGTGGTCTATCTCAACAAGTGCGACCAGGTCGACGACGAGGAGCTCCTGGAACTGGTCGAGCTCGAGGTTCGCGAGCTGCTGTCGTCCTACGAGTTCCCGGGCGACGACATTCCGATCGTCAAGGGCTCGGCGCTGGTGGCGCTGGA contains these protein-coding regions:
- a CDS encoding GTP-binding protein, giving the protein MAKEKFARTKPHVNIGTIGHVDHGKTTLTAAITKFFGDFKAYDQIDAAPEEKARGITISTAHVEYETDARHYAHVDCPGHADYVKNMITGAAQMDGAILVVSAADGPMPQTREHILLARQVGVPAIVVYLNKCDQVDDEELLELVELEVRELLSSYEFPGDDIPIVKGSALVAL